One part of the Alistipes onderdonkii genome encodes these proteins:
- a CDS encoding C25 family cysteine peptidase, giving the protein MFCPNCGKKCGDNDLFCGGCGTRLPARPVTASPAADAAPVAPAVRAGSCAAAGSKEPAGPMAEGVIFTNLQALARKFGTDAAAVRKLLAAYAEASAAHGIRYRIVDAGDYVFLNPEAGRNRAVALSPADSWVEHGYLLADYYRFGRSTADDETNYLFIVGGADVIPMPVLPQYISDPDYSDTDIDSDIPYAYLLGERTYPMLGTAEIFQYEQYFHTGRLPLAHDASLDDLAGYLRRAAKAPGSMAVGRAYGQTDLTWLSASASVSEPFRRNRLFRGDVRLDERIYTQNLFVSPCVERSIVDKVFDRGADFYYFNLHGSDAPTACSFYASYQQQCYEAVTPRQLASAEKPNVVVTEACYGGKFQDYGRGETMLLAAMGDMTLLYLGSSRIAWGASKSSSAADLDNADRLTNVYMAKLLEGYTAGEAFYMARQSFFDYNDGYFTPHQALTIVEFNLFGDPFLHVGVRREGAKAHPRAVKALAKGAVNAVVERKCVYEAAPASLLDRVRSAVDRNLSLIRAAVDRQLYEQLGVEPRSLSTVTRMKYGNGDEFYAFNYLQTDGTIKSCHTATADLNGNVKSIISTK; this is encoded by the coding sequence ATGTTTTGTCCCAATTGTGGAAAGAAATGCGGTGATAACGACCTTTTCTGCGGGGGATGCGGCACCAGGCTCCCCGCCCGTCCGGTGACGGCATCCCCGGCGGCAGATGCGGCACCCGTTGCCCCGGCTGTCCGGGCCGGAAGCTGCGCGGCTGCGGGCTCGAAGGAGCCGGCGGGGCCTATGGCCGAGGGCGTCATCTTCACCAACCTGCAGGCTCTGGCCCGCAAATTCGGAACCGATGCCGCGGCGGTGCGCAAGTTGCTCGCCGCCTATGCCGAAGCATCGGCGGCACACGGCATCCGTTACCGCATCGTCGATGCCGGCGACTATGTTTTCCTCAACCCCGAGGCCGGGCGCAACCGCGCCGTGGCGCTTTCACCGGCCGATTCGTGGGTCGAACACGGTTACCTGCTGGCGGACTATTACCGTTTCGGGCGCAGCACGGCCGACGATGAAACCAACTACCTGTTCATCGTCGGAGGCGCCGATGTCATTCCCATGCCCGTCCTGCCGCAGTATATCTCCGATCCCGATTACAGCGATACGGACATCGACTCCGATATCCCTTATGCCTACCTGCTGGGCGAGCGGACTTACCCCATGCTGGGGACGGCCGAAATTTTCCAGTACGAACAATATTTCCATACGGGACGCCTGCCGCTGGCGCATGACGCGTCGCTGGACGACCTGGCCGGATACCTGCGCCGCGCGGCCAAAGCCCCCGGTTCGATGGCCGTGGGCAGGGCTTACGGGCAGACCGACCTCACGTGGCTTTCGGCCTCGGCTTCGGTCAGCGAGCCTTTCCGCCGCAATCGACTCTTCCGGGGCGACGTGCGGCTCGATGAGCGTATCTATACGCAGAACCTTTTTGTCAGCCCCTGCGTCGAGCGTTCGATCGTCGACAAGGTTTTCGACCGGGGTGCGGACTTTTACTATTTCAACCTGCACGGCAGCGATGCCCCGACCGCATGCAGTTTCTATGCTTCCTACCAGCAGCAATGTTACGAGGCAGTCACGCCCCGGCAGCTGGCGTCCGCCGAGAAACCGAACGTGGTGGTGACCGAGGCGTGCTATGGCGGAAAATTCCAGGATTACGGCCGCGGCGAGACGATGCTGCTCGCGGCGATGGGCGACATGACGCTGCTCTACCTGGGGTCGTCGCGCATCGCGTGGGGTGCTTCGAAGAGCAGTTCAGCAGCCGACCTGGACAATGCCGACCGCCTGACGAACGTCTATATGGCCAAATTGCTCGAGGGGTATACGGCCGGCGAGGCATTCTACATGGCACGGCAGAGCTTCTTCGATTATAACGACGGTTACTTTACGCCCCACCAGGCACTTACGATCGTCGAGTTCAACCTTTTCGGCGATCCGTTCCTGCATGTGGGCGTGCGCCGGGAGGGGGCGAAGGCGCATCCCCGGGCGGTCAAGGCGCTGGCGAAAGGCGCAGTCAACGCGGTCGTCGAACGCAAGTGCGTCTATGAAGCCGCTCCGGCCTCGTTGCTCGACCGGGTGCGCAGCGCCGTCGACCGCAACCTGTCGCTGATCCGCGCCGCTGTCGACCGGCAATTGTACGAACAGCTGGGGGTCGAACCGCGCAGCCTGTCGACCGTCACCCGCATGAAATACGGCAACGGAGACGAGTTTTATGCCTTCAATTACCTGCAGACGGACGGTACCATAAAGAGCTGCCATACGGCGACCGCCGACCTGAACGGAAACGTGAAATCAATCATATCAACCAAATAG